The following coding sequences lie in one Candidatus Nitrospira allomarina genomic window:
- a CDS encoding heme exporter protein CcmB: MPFFKTIRWVVWKDLISEWRTRETMSSMLFFALIVILVFSFSFSMDQDAARQLIAGIIWVAFTFTGIIGLGKSFTSELQNDCLESLQMCPAPKGAIYLGKVAANFLFMLSVEILLFPLFVLFFNLDVIEAIGTLLIIFFLATLGLSAVGTLFSALTVQIRAREVMLPVLLLPLAVPVMIAAVEATRGALSGDPFSFYSQWLQLLIIFDIIFTVLSFWLFEFILDS, encoded by the coding sequence ATGCCATTTTTTAAAACAATTCGCTGGGTCGTCTGGAAGGATCTGATCAGTGAATGGCGGACACGGGAAACCATGTCGTCGATGTTGTTCTTTGCCCTCATTGTCATTCTGGTATTTAGCTTCAGCTTTTCCATGGACCAGGATGCGGCACGCCAACTGATTGCGGGAATCATCTGGGTTGCCTTTACCTTTACGGGCATAATCGGTTTAGGAAAATCCTTCACCTCGGAATTGCAAAACGATTGTCTGGAATCCCTGCAAATGTGCCCCGCTCCCAAGGGCGCCATTTATCTCGGAAAAGTCGCGGCCAATTTCCTCTTCATGCTCTCAGTCGAAATCCTCTTATTCCCCTTGTTCGTCTTATTCTTTAATCTGGATGTCATTGAAGCCATCGGAACCCTGTTGATCATATTTTTTTTGGCCACCTTGGGGTTATCCGCAGTCGGAACACTCTTTTCAGCCTTAACCGTTCAGATTCGAGCCCGGGAAGTCATGCTCCCCGTCCTCCTTCTGCCCCTTGCCGTTCCGGTCATGATCGCCGCCGTGGAAGCCACACGCGGAGCCTTAAGCGGCGATCCATTTTCTTTTTACTCGCAATGGCTCCAACTCTTAATCATTTTTGACATTATTTTCACCGTCCTCTCATTCTGGCTGTTTGAATTCATATTAGATTCGTAA
- the ccmC gene encoding heme ABC transporter permease CcmC, whose translation MINRIIRQIQRYKGWFGGGAALCIFLGLYIGLLASPPDYYQGELVRIMYVHVPLAHTSTLAYSVLFFGSIWYLWKRDPLVDNMCQASASICALFTSLALVTGSIWAKPTWNTWWTWDPRLVSFTVLLLILGGYIMLRRLVDDRVQGGRYAAILAIVGGIDLPIIKFSVEWWRTLHQPMSFSTRGVSISEDILVPLTLMSIGCWLLFAYMVMVRTQILYLTDLLHAKKGRFLSQTHFSQTTP comes from the coding sequence ATGATTAATCGCATTATCCGACAGATCCAACGGTATAAAGGATGGTTTGGCGGAGGGGCCGCTCTCTGCATTTTTTTAGGCTTGTATATCGGCTTGCTCGCCTCACCGCCTGATTATTATCAAGGTGAACTGGTCCGGATCATGTATGTGCATGTGCCTCTGGCTCACACAAGCACGCTGGCCTATTCCGTGTTATTTTTCGGGAGCATCTGGTATTTGTGGAAACGGGATCCGCTTGTGGATAACATGTGCCAGGCCTCGGCGAGCATTTGTGCCCTCTTTACCTCCCTTGCACTCGTCACCGGTTCGATCTGGGCCAAGCCCACATGGAACACCTGGTGGACCTGGGATCCACGTCTCGTCTCGTTTACGGTGCTCCTGCTGATTTTGGGAGGGTACATCATGCTTCGGCGCCTCGTGGATGACCGGGTGCAGGGCGGCCGCTACGCGGCAATTCTGGCTATTGTCGGAGGCATCGATCTGCCCATCATAAAATTTTCGGTGGAATGGTGGAGAACACTCCACCAACCCATGTCGTTCTCCACCAGAGGAGTCAGCATTTCAGAAGACATTCTGGTCCCCCTGACGTTAATGAGCATCGGCTGTTGGTTATTGTTTGCCTATATGGTAATGGTCCGCACTCAAATTTTGTACTTGACTGACTTATTGCATGCCAAAAAAGGTCGCTTTCTCAGTCAGACCCATTTTTCTCAGACGACTCCATGA
- a CDS encoding cytochrome c maturation protein CcmE domain-containing protein: MTGLYTRWALILGVTLLLAILTYQHYQQHLSTLSMGTLLSSLPVTQPVRIQGMVKSGTLQGDVEHGQATFEFVDGETSLAVEYQGPPLENIRELKTLVLIGRWDSQAQIFRAQDTALINNFGFVAAAYLISVLALGWMVFAMSQRVMVLFKEIKESKLYEPEADSLGYKE, from the coding sequence ATGACCGGGTTATATACACGCTGGGCGTTGATTCTAGGGGTAACCCTCCTTCTCGCCATCCTGACCTATCAGCACTACCAGCAACACTTATCCACATTGTCCATGGGAACGCTCTTGAGCAGTCTTCCGGTTACCCAACCGGTCAGGATACAAGGGATGGTCAAAAGTGGTACCTTGCAGGGTGACGTGGAACATGGGCAGGCAACATTTGAATTTGTGGATGGGGAAACCAGTCTAGCAGTGGAATACCAAGGTCCTCCCCTTGAAAACATTCGCGAATTGAAAACCCTGGTTCTCATCGGGCGCTGGGACAGCCAGGCACAGATTTTTCGCGCGCAGGACACCGCGTTGATTAATAATTTTGGATTTGTGGCCGCCGCCTATCTGATTTCCGTCCTGGCCTTGGGGTGGATGGTATTTGCCATGAGCCAAAGAGTCATGGTTTTATTTAAAGAGATCAAGGAATCCAAACTTTACGAACCAGAGGCAGACTCCCTTGGGTACAAAGAATAA
- a CDS encoding heme lyase CcmF/NrfE family subunit has protein sequence MIIEIGHFSTIVALVLSVFGMASAVLALQTRNPDWARSGRMAITLIFVLLGVGMLSLVYAFIIRDFSVLYVANNSNSKLPFFYTVAAVWGGHEGSLLLWVFILSVFSTLAVWLHWRTQPAIMPYLIGVESAIIFGFLCLIIFLSSPFERLLPVPLDGKDLNPLLQDPAMVMHPPMLYMGYVGFSIPFSFAMAALFSGRLGEEWIKVTQRWSMFAWMCLTTGILLGGYWAYYELGWGGYWGWDPVENASFMPWLVGTAYLHSVLVQEKRKMFKVWNLFLIIVTFSLSLIGTFLVRSGVLTSVHSFATDPERGLYILIFVGTVIGIAFGALILRSNKLKSQVEMDSLVSRESIFLFNNLFFLVAAATVFLGTLYPLILETLQDAKVTVGPPYYNAVFMPIALGLLFLMGIGPYIPWRKASVASLKKSFSTPLLAGAVIVVLLFVTGIHNLYALAGGYVVTFAGMAIVLDFGKISQLYAQRNGSNIFQGSLAAFTANQRRYASMLTHIGVLVLVVGIIASTVYQTEKVVSMRVGDEFAIGDYRMKLAKIHEVAGGNWNAQEGVFQVFKGEDLITELRPQKRIYSATQTPTTESAIYATNMGHVFLTMPEVSEDGVAVARGVLNPLVLWVWGGGVIMGLGVILNILRPRKKEE, from the coding sequence ATGATTATTGAAATTGGACATTTTTCGACCATTGTTGCCCTGGTGCTATCAGTCTTTGGCATGGCCAGCGCCGTATTGGCCCTCCAAACCCGCAACCCCGATTGGGCCCGCTCCGGCCGCATGGCCATTACCCTTATCTTCGTTCTGCTGGGCGTGGGCATGCTCTCCTTGGTCTATGCCTTTATCATACGGGACTTCTCCGTTCTCTATGTCGCCAACAATTCCAATTCGAAACTCCCGTTTTTCTATACTGTCGCGGCGGTCTGGGGCGGGCACGAAGGCTCGCTTTTACTTTGGGTCTTCATTCTTTCCGTCTTTAGCACCCTGGCCGTCTGGCTGCATTGGCGCACCCAGCCCGCCATCATGCCGTATTTGATTGGCGTAGAATCGGCCATCATCTTCGGATTTTTATGTTTAATTATCTTTCTCTCCAGTCCGTTTGAACGTCTCCTACCCGTCCCCCTCGATGGCAAAGACCTGAATCCGTTGCTGCAAGACCCCGCAATGGTCATGCACCCCCCCATGCTCTATATGGGTTATGTGGGCTTTTCCATTCCCTTTTCCTTTGCCATGGCGGCCTTATTTTCCGGGCGATTGGGAGAAGAATGGATCAAGGTCACGCAGCGATGGAGCATGTTTGCCTGGATGTGCCTGACGACCGGCATTCTGCTCGGCGGCTACTGGGCCTACTACGAACTGGGTTGGGGTGGGTATTGGGGCTGGGATCCCGTCGAAAACGCCTCGTTCATGCCCTGGCTGGTGGGCACCGCCTACCTGCATTCGGTTCTGGTGCAGGAAAAGCGGAAGATGTTCAAAGTCTGGAATCTCTTCCTCATCATCGTCACCTTTTCTTTGTCTCTGATCGGGACCTTTTTGGTGAGGAGCGGCGTGCTCACGTCCGTCCATTCCTTTGCCACGGATCCTGAGCGCGGTCTGTATATTTTGATATTCGTCGGCACGGTCATCGGAATTGCCTTCGGCGCGTTAATCCTGAGATCCAATAAATTGAAATCACAGGTCGAAATGGATTCGCTGGTTTCCCGTGAATCGATCTTCCTCTTCAATAATCTGTTCTTTTTGGTGGCTGCCGCCACGGTCTTTCTGGGCACCCTCTATCCATTAATTCTCGAAACACTGCAAGACGCCAAGGTAACCGTGGGTCCGCCCTATTACAATGCGGTATTTATGCCCATTGCCCTGGGATTGTTATTTCTCATGGGAATCGGCCCCTATATCCCCTGGCGCAAAGCGTCGGTGGCGAGCCTGAAAAAAAGTTTCTCCACGCCACTTCTCGCAGGAGCGGTCATTGTCGTCCTGCTATTTGTGACCGGCATTCATAACCTCTATGCCCTGGCAGGAGGGTATGTGGTGACCTTCGCCGGCATGGCGATCGTTCTGGACTTTGGGAAAATTTCGCAACTGTATGCGCAGCGGAACGGGAGTAATATCTTCCAGGGAAGTCTGGCAGCCTTTACCGCCAACCAACGACGCTATGCCAGCATGCTTACCCATATCGGGGTCCTTGTCCTAGTCGTCGGCATCATCGCCTCCACCGTGTATCAAACGGAAAAAGTCGTCTCGATGCGCGTGGGAGACGAATTCGCGATCGGGGACTATCGCATGAAACTGGCAAAAATTCATGAAGTGGCCGGCGGAAATTGGAATGCCCAGGAAGGGGTCTTTCAAGTATTTAAGGGAGAGGATTTGATCACGGAACTCCGGCCCCAAAAGCGAATCTATTCGGCTACCCAAACGCCTACCACTGAATCGGCCATTTATGCCACCAATATGGGGCACGTCTTTCTGACCATGCCGGAGGTGTCAGAGGACGGTGTGGCCGTCGCACGTGGCGTGCTCAATCCGCTGGTTCTGTGGGTATGGGGAGGCGGTGTCATCATGGGCCTCGGCGTGATTTTGAATATTCTCCGCCCCCGAAAGAAAGAAGAATGA
- the ccmE gene encoding cytochrome c maturation protein CcmE yields MGTKNKKIAIIVSILLVAGSLGYLAFGNFGENIVYFVTPSEVKAFTAEAYSKKVRVGGMVVKGSLKTQPEPVGLTFELTDGAATIPVAFQGIPPDLFKEGQGAVVEGQWRDGQTFHSTMIMAKHSEDYMPMELKRAGVELPKKDFMKTLSP; encoded by the coding sequence TTGGGTACAAAGAATAAAAAAATCGCCATTATTGTCAGCATACTCCTGGTTGCCGGTTCGCTCGGCTATCTCGCGTTTGGGAATTTTGGGGAAAATATTGTGTACTTCGTGACTCCCTCTGAGGTAAAAGCCTTTACCGCCGAAGCCTACAGCAAAAAAGTTCGTGTGGGTGGTATGGTGGTTAAGGGAAGCCTTAAAACCCAACCCGAGCCGGTAGGTCTAACCTTTGAGCTCACAGACGGTGCCGCCACTATTCCTGTCGCGTTTCAGGGTATTCCCCCGGACCTGTTTAAGGAGGGACAAGGGGCGGTGGTGGAAGGCCAATGGCGGGACGGCCAGACTTTTCATTCCACGATGATCATGGCCAAGCATTCCGAGGACTACATGCCCATGGAACTCAAACGAGCAGGTGTGGAACTTCCCAAAAAAGATTTCATGAAAACCCTCTCGCCCTAA
- a CDS encoding RNA polymerase sigma factor — MARDQIIGQLRERIVAFATSRGSRDVAEDLAQEVLLVLHEKYPQVTELTELVPLTFQILRYKMLDLHRKNLRRGEYHQESIDDRPLADPGDNPAMQAEQKERVGQLIEALQQLGERCRELFRLKLQGHTFPEIQRIFGERSINTIYTWDSRCRKQLLALMGGRWGTTIPQAGEDKMKTVEKDL, encoded by the coding sequence ATGGCCCGGGATCAGATCATTGGCCAGCTCCGTGAAAGGATTGTGGCATTTGCGACATCCCGTGGATCAAGGGATGTGGCTGAAGACTTGGCTCAGGAGGTTCTTCTGGTCTTGCACGAGAAATATCCTCAAGTCACGGAATTAACCGAGCTGGTTCCTCTGACCTTTCAAATTCTCAGGTATAAAATGCTGGATCTCCATCGAAAAAACCTCCGACGGGGCGAATATCATCAGGAATCCATTGATGATCGGCCGCTTGCAGATCCTGGAGATAATCCCGCCATGCAAGCCGAGCAGAAAGAGCGGGTGGGGCAATTGATTGAGGCGCTTCAGCAATTGGGTGAGCGTTGCAGGGAATTATTTCGCTTGAAACTTCAAGGCCACACCTTTCCGGAAATTCAACGGATATTCGGTGAGCGATCCATCAACACCATTTATACTTGGGACTCCCGCTGTCGAAAACAACTTCTGGCTCTCATGGGAGGACGTTGGGGGACCACTATCCCTCAGGCTGGTGAAGACAAAATGAAAACCGTGGAGAAGGATCTATAA
- a CDS encoding tetratricopeptide repeat protein, with translation MSTLAIFVIPFVVILGIVLVSLTLPFWRRDPSPVSFGLDDDRAQELLDLQIERETVVRSLQDLDLELSQGRMDPSDYERLKATDERRLLSLLDRLDTFKDTVHDETSEHQPATSKRINWVPTIASGLVVLLASIGIYSALQFKAAQKLMAVEAQMGGGPNPMEMVAKLEKRLKDNPDDLQGQIMAGRSYMALNRMPEAKKAWEKALELDPKQHEAHFNLGVIQIETRQIDDPEIFKQALAHFDMVLADLPNQPAVNWYRGLALWYLNRRQETDAAWTLAAQNMEPGTKDIEFVKDALIKLRAGEVPF, from the coding sequence ATGTCGACGCTCGCCATTTTCGTAATTCCGTTTGTGGTCATCCTGGGGATCGTGCTTGTCTCCCTGACCCTTCCGTTTTGGCGACGGGATCCTTCACCCGTTTCCTTTGGCCTGGACGATGACCGGGCTCAGGAACTTCTTGATCTTCAAATCGAACGAGAAACCGTGGTCCGTTCTCTCCAGGACCTCGATTTGGAACTCTCACAGGGGAGGATGGACCCGTCCGACTATGAACGGTTGAAGGCCACTGACGAACGCCGTCTACTCAGCCTATTAGACCGGCTGGACACCTTCAAGGACACCGTTCACGACGAAACCAGCGAACATCAACCGGCAACCTCGAAACGAATCAATTGGGTTCCGACCATCGCCTCTGGCTTGGTGGTCTTACTGGCCTCCATCGGCATTTACAGCGCGCTTCAGTTCAAGGCCGCACAAAAATTGATGGCCGTCGAAGCCCAAATGGGCGGAGGCCCGAATCCGATGGAGATGGTCGCCAAACTGGAAAAACGCCTCAAGGACAATCCCGATGACCTGCAGGGTCAAATCATGGCTGGACGATCCTACATGGCTTTAAATCGAATGCCTGAAGCCAAAAAGGCATGGGAAAAAGCCTTAGAGCTGGACCCGAAACAGCATGAAGCCCACTTCAATTTAGGAGTGATCCAGATCGAAACGCGTCAAATTGACGATCCGGAAATATTCAAACAGGCTCTCGCACATTTTGACATGGTTCTGGCCGACCTACCCAATCAACCCGCCGTCAATTGGTATCGGGGTTTAGCCTTGTGGTATTTGAATCGCCGACAGGAAACCGATGCCGCCTGGACCCTCGCCGCACAAAACATGGAGCCCGGCACCAAGGACATCGAGTTTGTCAAAGACGCCCTCATCAAACTCCGCGCCGGTGAAGTTCCGTTTTAG
- a CDS encoding VIT and vWA domain-containing protein, with product MNVAHGSKRWWSLVGGGGLAGLLALVGAGVFGMGATTSVPVAYAEANLNDEWGSGSQSGSLVGLDPEGKFTQAFPLTHTDVSIQVSGPLARAQVTQQFENPYSDKIEAVYTFPLPQHAAVDAMTLTVGDRVVKGTIKRREEARAIYEAAKRRGNVAGLLDQERPNIFTQSVANILPGEKISVTISYVETLSYDDGIYSVVFPMVVGPRYIPGQPTVQVPSFGEGWAYDTDQVPDASHITPPVVKPGSRSGHDLSVSVTIDAGVPIQQIQSKTHDIVVKKSQTSQAEVHLKQEATIPNKDFILTYAVAGNDIHDAVLTHRIGEDGFFTLLLQPPDRVKTEEVTPKELVFVLDTSGSMSGFPIEKAKETMRLAIDGLNPRDTFNLNTFAGDTHILFPEPVPATSGNVRKAQAFLASRSGGGGTEMMKAIRAALEPSDSQEHVRIVCFMTDGYIGNDMAILGEVQKHPNARIFSFGIGSSVNRFLLDKMAEEGRGEVEYVGLNDDGSAAARRFHERVQHPLLTDLSVDWDGLDVSDIYPKRLPDLFSAKPVVLIGRYSTPGKGTIRLRGKVAGRSVVRNIPVDLPGFAPDHDVLASLWARTKIAELMAKDYTGIQQGNPRTAVREAITQLGLAYRLMTQFTSFVAVEELIITEGGQPRRVEVPVELPEGVSYEGIFESGDENAGSFRQHPMQPAAKTSRSFLEGKVARESVASSPQALVDRVEPEKDDSRRGDSSGKMDSTLESLVEHVEKAIVLPQDVAQHVTEGKVLLQVWLTDTNPETLEKLKEIGFELVAQPKTGNLVIGRLSVGKLKAFSKLSVVRYVTLQRALA from the coding sequence ATGAACGTCGCACATGGCAGCAAACGATGGTGGAGCTTGGTGGGTGGAGGAGGGCTGGCCGGGTTGTTGGCTCTTGTGGGAGCAGGGGTTTTCGGCATGGGAGCTACCACTTCTGTCCCGGTAGCCTATGCTGAGGCAAATCTCAATGATGAATGGGGCAGTGGTAGTCAATCAGGAAGCCTGGTAGGGCTGGATCCGGAAGGAAAGTTTACCCAAGCCTTTCCTCTTACACACACTGATGTTTCAATTCAGGTCAGCGGGCCACTCGCCCGGGCTCAGGTGACCCAGCAGTTCGAAAATCCCTATTCCGATAAGATTGAAGCTGTCTATACCTTTCCCCTCCCACAGCATGCGGCGGTGGATGCGATGACGCTTACGGTTGGAGACCGGGTGGTGAAAGGGACGATAAAAAGGCGAGAAGAGGCGAGAGCCATTTATGAAGCGGCGAAACGGCGAGGCAATGTGGCAGGGCTTTTGGATCAGGAACGGCCAAATATTTTCACACAGTCGGTCGCGAATATTCTGCCGGGGGAGAAGATTTCGGTGACGATCAGTTACGTGGAGACGTTGTCCTATGACGATGGAATCTATTCGGTGGTGTTTCCGATGGTGGTTGGTCCCCGCTACATTCCAGGACAACCCACAGTCCAGGTCCCATCGTTCGGCGAGGGGTGGGCCTATGACACCGATCAAGTCCCGGATGCCTCCCATATCACGCCGCCTGTTGTGAAGCCGGGCAGTCGGTCGGGACATGACCTGTCGGTGTCCGTCACAATTGACGCTGGTGTACCCATTCAACAGATCCAATCCAAAACGCATGACATTGTTGTGAAAAAATCACAGACTTCTCAGGCGGAAGTTCACCTCAAACAGGAAGCGACTATTCCCAACAAAGATTTTATTCTGACCTATGCTGTGGCGGGGAATGATATTCACGATGCGGTCCTGACGCATCGAATCGGAGAAGATGGGTTTTTTACCCTGCTTCTCCAGCCGCCTGATCGGGTGAAGACCGAAGAGGTCACGCCCAAAGAACTGGTCTTTGTCCTGGATACCTCCGGGTCCATGTCGGGTTTTCCCATTGAAAAGGCCAAAGAAACCATGCGCCTGGCCATCGACGGGTTGAATCCGCGCGATACGTTTAATCTTAATACCTTTGCAGGTGATACTCATATTCTGTTTCCCGAACCGGTTCCGGCGACTTCGGGGAATGTCCGGAAGGCCCAGGCGTTTTTGGCCTCACGGTCCGGTGGGGGTGGGACTGAAATGATGAAGGCCATTCGTGCGGCGCTGGAACCCTCCGATTCGCAAGAACATGTTCGCATTGTGTGTTTCATGACCGATGGCTATATCGGCAATGATATGGCCATTCTGGGCGAAGTGCAGAAACATCCTAACGCCCGAATCTTTTCTTTCGGGATTGGCAGCAGTGTCAATCGGTTTTTGTTGGATAAGATGGCCGAGGAGGGTCGTGGTGAAGTGGAATATGTGGGCTTGAATGACGATGGCTCGGCTGCGGCGCGCCGTTTTCATGAGCGGGTCCAACATCCGTTGCTCACGGATTTGTCCGTGGACTGGGATGGGCTGGATGTGTCGGATATCTATCCAAAGCGACTCCCAGATTTGTTTAGCGCGAAACCGGTGGTGCTCATAGGCCGGTATTCGACTCCGGGCAAGGGTACGATACGGTTGCGGGGCAAGGTGGCAGGGCGTTCAGTGGTGCGGAATATTCCCGTCGATCTTCCAGGTTTTGCTCCGGACCATGATGTGCTGGCTTCTTTATGGGCGCGGACCAAAATTGCGGAACTCATGGCGAAGGATTACACAGGGATTCAACAAGGAAATCCCCGGACGGCCGTGCGGGAAGCCATCACGCAATTAGGGTTGGCTTATCGACTGATGACCCAGTTCACCTCATTTGTCGCGGTGGAAGAGTTGATCATCACGGAAGGTGGACAACCTCGTCGTGTAGAAGTGCCGGTGGAACTGCCGGAAGGCGTGAGCTACGAAGGCATTTTTGAAAGCGGTGACGAAAATGCAGGGAGTTTTCGGCAACACCCGATGCAACCGGCCGCGAAAACGAGTCGATCTTTTCTGGAAGGAAAGGTTGCCCGGGAATCCGTGGCCTCCAGCCCCCAGGCTTTGGTGGATCGCGTTGAACCGGAAAAGGATGATTCTCGTCGAGGAGACTCCTCCGGCAAGATGGATTCGACTCTCGAATCATTGGTGGAACATGTGGAGAAGGCAATCGTGTTGCCTCAGGACGTGGCACAACATGTGACCGAGGGGAAGGTATTACTTCAAGTCTGGTTGACGGATACCAATCCTGAGACCTTGGAGAAGTTGAAAGAAATCGGCTTCGAATTGGTGGCTCAACCCAAGACGGGAAACCTTGTAATCGGGAGACTATCCGTTGGAAAATTGAAAGCCTTCTCAAAATTATCCGTCGTGCGGTATGTCACGCTGCAACGGGCCCTAGCGTAA
- a CDS encoding redoxin domain-containing protein: MSKGWQLTLILCLIGLFALFYQGLWGDPRHIPTVLIETDAPNFEGPDVETGQTISLDQFKGKVVLLNFWASWCYECKVEHKSILQLHQLFKDNPDFVMLGVNYQDELPDAQKYLQEYGSTFSHVRDLKGQLAIDYGVYGVPETFVIDQQGKIRHKWVGPITGEVYTNITQKVIAPLLNAQPTTTS; encoded by the coding sequence ATGAGCAAAGGCTGGCAATTGACCCTCATCCTCTGCCTTATAGGATTGTTCGCACTGTTTTATCAGGGTCTCTGGGGAGATCCACGACACATTCCCACTGTCCTTATTGAGACCGATGCACCCAACTTTGAAGGACCGGATGTTGAAACGGGACAGACGATCTCTTTAGACCAGTTCAAGGGGAAAGTAGTCCTGCTCAATTTCTGGGCCTCATGGTGCTATGAATGCAAGGTGGAGCACAAAAGTATCTTACAGCTTCATCAACTCTTTAAAGATAATCCCGACTTCGTGATGCTGGGCGTGAATTATCAGGACGAACTGCCTGATGCCCAAAAGTATTTACAGGAATACGGCTCAACGTTCTCCCATGTCCGTGACCTCAAAGGACAATTGGCCATTGATTACGGGGTCTATGGGGTACCCGAAACCTTTGTGATTGATCAACAGGGAAAAATCCGCCATAAATGGGTCGGCCCGATAACCGGTGAGGTGTATACCAACATCACACAAAAGGTCATTGCCCCGTTGCTCAATGCTCAGCCGACCACGACGTCCTAA
- a CDS encoding cytochrome c-type biogenesis protein, which produces MSIRLTWCLAALLTIPLPLFAAVQDETDVDIQVREIAKTLRCTVCQTENIWESGAPLAQQMRGVIRDRIALGHSTEEIRAYFLSRYGDYILMEPPKHGVNWLIWVAPFLLLVIGGFFLYKEVTHWVRDTPTPPSQPEPPLDDQARKRIERELKS; this is translated from the coding sequence ATGTCCATCCGACTTACCTGGTGCCTTGCGGCTCTCTTAACCATTCCTCTTCCGCTGTTCGCTGCCGTGCAGGACGAGACGGACGTCGACATTCAGGTCCGGGAAATTGCCAAAACGCTCCGCTGCACGGTTTGCCAGACTGAGAATATTTGGGAGTCGGGCGCGCCATTGGCCCAACAGATGCGGGGAGTAATTCGTGATCGGATCGCCCTGGGGCACAGCACAGAAGAGATCCGCGCCTATTTCCTCAGCCGTTATGGGGACTATATTCTCATGGAACCCCCAAAGCATGGCGTCAATTGGCTCATCTGGGTGGCTCCGTTTCTCCTGCTGGTCATCGGGGGATTTTTTCTCTACAAGGAAGTGACTCACTGGGTCCGTGATACACCCACTCCGCCCAGCCAACCTGAACCGCCATTGGACGATCAGGCTCGAAAACGTATCGAGCGTGAACTCAAGTCCTGA
- the ccmA gene encoding heme ABC exporter ATP-binding protein CcmA, giving the protein MIAIQVSNLSKAYGFYRIFEDLSFDVHPGECFALFGPNGAGKTTLLRILATLQAPSHGQFTIFGQDGVAQKDTVREIIMLIAHGSHLYDELSATENLQFALGLRGQTPSPPHIKRALDRTGIGAFADLKIRQFSAGMKKRLDFAKTILAQPQLLLLDEPYNALDHDGVGITNQLIQETLDRDGTVFMTTHDRDKATQIATRGGILKGGHLQLLSSEQLTTDAIF; this is encoded by the coding sequence ATGATCGCCATCCAGGTCAGCAACCTTTCCAAAGCCTACGGTTTCTATCGTATTTTTGAGGATCTGTCTTTTGACGTTCATCCTGGAGAATGCTTTGCCTTATTTGGCCCCAACGGGGCAGGAAAAACGACGTTGCTCAGGATTTTAGCCACCCTCCAAGCGCCTTCTCATGGTCAGTTTACCATTTTTGGGCAGGATGGCGTGGCACAGAAGGATACCGTTCGAGAAATCATCATGCTGATCGCCCACGGATCCCATTTATATGATGAACTCAGTGCCACCGAAAATCTCCAGTTTGCCCTTGGCCTGCGCGGGCAAACCCCATCTCCACCTCACATCAAACGGGCACTGGATCGAACAGGAATCGGGGCCTTTGCCGACCTCAAAATACGTCAATTTTCGGCCGGGATGAAAAAGCGACTGGATTTTGCCAAAACCATTCTGGCTCAGCCACAACTCCTTCTACTCGACGAGCCCTACAACGCCTTGGATCATGACGGGGTGGGTATCACCAACCAGCTCATTCAGGAAACGCTGGACCGTGACGGCACCGTGTTCATGACCACGCATGACCGTGACAAGGCTACCCAAATCGCGACACGGGGCGGGATTCTCAAAGGCGGACACCTTCAACTTCTCTCCTCTGAGCAACTGACCACCGATGCCATTTTTTAA